The nucleotide window CGGTCCACTACGACACGTTCGATCTGTTGGCGGCCGACGGGACGGCGTTCGCGGCCGACGTGGCGGCGCGTGGGGTGCCAGTCGTGTTGGACGAACCGACAGACGACTGAAAGGCGGCGTCTCGCAGCGGGAACCCCCGCGCAAGCTACTTGAGCGACGGTCACGTCGTTCCGGTCGGAATGTCGGAGACGCCACGCTACTGTTCCGCCTGCGGGGAACGCCTCTCTTCCGGGGACAACTACTGTCCCGCCTGTGGCGACCCCGTGACGGCGACCGACAGCGAGCGCGCGCGGACGGGCGCCAGCGGCGGCGGCCGACGCGACCCCGGCGCCGCGACGACGGACGACCGTCACTGGCTCAGCCAGCGTGTGGCGGACCTCCGCGCCCGCGGCTGGAAGGTGACGTACGACGACGGCGACCGGGTGGAGCTGGTCGACCGGGGTGTCGGGTCGATCCCGGTCCACCTCGTGTTGTTCTTCGTCTCGAGCGGGCTCGCCAACCTCCTGTACGCCTGGTACTCCTACACCTGGGGGGCGCCGAAACGGATCGTCACCGCCGACGGCAACGAGGAGGTGGACGACGACAGCAGCCTCGGCACCGCCCTGGCGGTCGTCGCAGGGGTGGTTCTGTTGGGGATCAACGGGCTGTTGTTCGCAATCTCGTTGCTGGTGGGTGTCCCGCAGATCGCCGTCTCGGTACTCCTGTTCACCGTGATGGCCGTCGCTGGCACCGTGGCGTTCCGGAGCGACATCGACACGGAGTCGCCGTCCACGTTCGGCCGCGAGCGGCGCGTCGAGACGGAGTCGGTCGAGACCCCGCCGGAGTCGTGTGCTGCCTGTGACGACCGAGTCGTCCGAGGAGAGCGTCGGGAGTTCTCGGACAAGTTCTACCTCGCGGGCGTCCCCGTCCGGACGCACGAGGAGGGGTCGAACACCTACTGTGCCGACTGTGTCGCCGACAACCGTGGGCCGGACGACGCCTCCGATCTGGAACGAGAGCTCAGACAGCTCCGCACGGACAGTCGAGGACGCGAACGCCCGGAGCGGAACTGAGCCCGGCCTGGGTCGCTACCGTTATCGGCCGTCGCCGGCTACCGGCGCACATGCCGTTCGACACGCGACCGGACCGCGACGCCGAGGTGGTGCTCGTCGGCCGGTCGAACGTCGGGAAGTCGACGCTGATGCGGGAGCTGACCGGCCACGACGTGGCGACCGGGGGGAAACCCGGGGTGACGCGGGAGCCGAACCACTTCGACTGGACCGGCCCGGATTTCCTCTACACGGACCTCCCCGGCTTCGGGTTCATGTCCGGGGTGTCGGAGTCCGTCCGCGAGCAGATCAAGACGGACGTGGTGCGGTACGTAGAGGACAACGCCGACGACATCGTCGCGGGCGTGCTCGTCGTCGACGGGAAGGCCGCCGTCGACATCATCGACCGCCACTCCGGCCCCGACGAGGTGCCACACGACGTGGAACTGTTCGGCTTCCTCCGAGACGTGGACGTGCCCGCGGTGGTCGCCGTCAACAAGATGGACAAGGTGGACGACCGCGACGAGCGACTGGACGAACTGTGTGAACGACTGGGGCTGTACCCGCCCTGGCAGCAGTGGGACGAGACGATCGCCCCGATTTCGGCGAAACGCGGCTCCATCGACCCGCTGCGGGACGCGCTCCGGGCACACGTCGAAGCGACCGGCCGCGAGCAACTGCTCCAGTACGTCGTGTAGCGACCCGTCGTCCCGCAGAGCGCCGAACGACGGACCGCCACAGTCGTTGTCTCTGACTTCGCCGACCGCAAGACATACGACATGCTAGCCCAATACTCGGACATAAATTACATCGTGTTCGGGAGAAAAACCCACTCGGGAAACGCACTGCCGTCGGTCGAGGTTCACAGACGGGGCGACCGTCGAGAGTGACGAGAGACACGAGCGATACGAGACACACGAGACGATGGTGACACTACCGTGGCCGGCGCTGCTCTCGCTCGCGGCCGGTGTCGGTGCGCTGTACACGCTGCCGCGCGCCTGGCGCCACCGCGACCAGCCCGGCGGCCGTTACTGGATCGCGTTCACGCTCGCCATCGCCTCGTGGGCACTGGGGTACGGCGGCGCGTTGTTCGTGTTCGACCCGGCGCTGCGCCAGGCCGTCGGCGCCGTCACCTGGGTGGCGAAGAGTCTGGTGCCGCCGACGTTGCTCGGGTTCGCGTTGGCGTACACCGGTCGCCCACACCTCGCCAGGTCGTGGGGTGCTCGGCTCAACCTCGCCGTCTGGATCGGGTTCGCGGTG belongs to Halobaculum sp. MBLA0143 and includes:
- a CDS encoding zinc ribbon domain-containing protein, whose amino-acid sequence is MSETPRYCSACGERLSSGDNYCPACGDPVTATDSERARTGASGGGRRDPGAATTDDRHWLSQRVADLRARGWKVTYDDGDRVELVDRGVGSIPVHLVLFFVSSGLANLLYAWYSYTWGAPKRIVTADGNEEVDDDSSLGTALAVVAGVVLLGINGLLFAISLLVGVPQIAVSVLLFTVMAVAGTVAFRSDIDTESPSTFGRERRVETESVETPPESCAACDDRVVRGERREFSDKFYLAGVPVRTHEEGSNTYCADCVADNRGPDDASDLERELRQLRTDSRGRERPERN
- the engB gene encoding GTP-binding protein EngB yields the protein MPFDTRPDRDAEVVLVGRSNVGKSTLMRELTGHDVATGGKPGVTREPNHFDWTGPDFLYTDLPGFGFMSGVSESVREQIKTDVVRYVEDNADDIVAGVLVVDGKAAVDIIDRHSGPDEVPHDVELFGFLRDVDVPAVVAVNKMDKVDDRDERLDELCERLGLYPPWQQWDETIAPISAKRGSIDPLRDALRAHVEATGREQLLQYVV